The Veillonellaceae bacterium genome window below encodes:
- a CDS encoding HAD family phosphatase, which produces MAYRLVCIDVDGTLLNSKHKITPRTKDVLLKAHRQGVHIVISTGRMYTDAEYYSNLIGVKSPVIASNGAFIKEKDCDKVIFKDVLGEKLSLELLEIFRRHNTRPYFCTPHKFYYGNIMFKFFHILARLLGVRSNNLDIEFVYSWQRWRQVLCKERDNMVKCELIFKDAALIDDLRNELKTIDRLEIVDSSKYNIEITRKGVSKGKAVEMLASLYNVKREEVLTIGDSENDLSMIEYAGLGVAMGNASDVIKAKADYITDTNDNDGVAEVISKFILNKNI; this is translated from the coding sequence ATGGCCTACAGACTGGTCTGTATCGATGTTGACGGGACGCTTTTAAATAGTAAGCATAAAATTACGCCAAGAACGAAGGACGTCCTATTAAAGGCTCACCGGCAGGGGGTTCATATCGTAATAAGTACCGGACGAATGTACACTGACGCCGAGTATTATTCTAATCTCATTGGTGTAAAGTCACCGGTTATTGCATCAAATGGAGCATTCATAAAAGAAAAAGACTGTGATAAGGTAATTTTTAAGGACGTTCTCGGTGAGAAGTTATCCCTGGAACTGCTTGAAATATTTCGCCGTCATAATACAAGGCCTTATTTTTGCACTCCGCATAAATTTTATTACGGTAATATTATGTTTAAGTTTTTCCATATACTTGCTAGGCTACTAGGTGTAAGAAGTAACAACCTGGATATTGAATTTGTTTATTCCTGGCAGCGATGGCGGCAGGTGCTATGTAAGGAACGGGATAATATGGTCAAATGCGAATTAATTTTTAAAGATGCGGCGTTAATTGATGATTTGCGAAATGAGTTAAAAACGATTGATCGGTTAGAAATTGTCGATTCTTCCAAATATAATATTGAAATTACCCGAAAAGGGGTTTCCAAAGGCAAAGCGGTAGAAATGTTGGCATCGCTGTATAATGTGAAGCGGGAAGAAGTTTTGACAATTGGTGACAGTGAAAATGATTTATCAATGATAGAATATGCCGGTCTTGGTGTAGCGATGGGCAATGCTTCCGACGTTATAAAAGCAAAAGCCGATTATATTACAGATACTAACGACAATGACGGCGTAGCCGAGGTAATAAGTAAATTTATTCTGAATAAAAATATTTAA
- a CDS encoding ArsC family transcriptional regulator: protein MSIQIFGVKKCQETRKAERFFKERSIPYHFVDLTVRGLSKGELDKVKAVIGLENLIDKTGKEYAKRNLKYIAHNIEEMLLNYPLLFRTPIVRNGSKTTVGYCPDVWQNWLIGGKI, encoded by the coding sequence ATGAGTATCCAAATTTTTGGGGTTAAGAAGTGCCAGGAAACACGAAAAGCTGAGCGCTTTTTTAAAGAACGCTCAATACCTTATCATTTTGTTGATCTGACGGTACGCGGGCTGAGTAAAGGCGAGTTAGATAAAGTAAAGGCTGTTATCGGTCTGGAGAATCTAATTGATAAGACCGGCAAAGAATATGCAAAACGTAATCTTAAATATATAGCTCATAATATCGAGGAAATGCTACTAAATTATCCTTTGCTATTTCGAACGCCTATAGTTCGGAATGGGTCTAAGACAACGGTGGGATATTGCCCAGATGTGTGGCAAAATTGGCTAATTGGAGGAAAGATATGA
- a CDS encoding EAL domain-containing protein: MPVSIRHQLMIIISLLIVITLAAVLTISYWLVSVDYEKKMQQNNSMMAESLASNISQFMQNAYSINGLMAKNHCLINSDQEERQKLVSDIVWQYPYFQVVAVHNLNGDQIVRSSGPLGNRAERWWFKKFMTERQSYISSTYYSLSSGSPITSIIHGIYDDDRRLVGVLMADMEIRKLQQMVDSFSSDDGSYAYLLDDSGIAVAHPDRKQVAELYNYKTMKKKVALRDADGRLLTDEKNNEITQEISFEVAPSLQAIVASVMAGGTGVGEYTDLNGDDYVCAYRIVPIPGSQPWSLIVVQKKSTALAFMRDVTIKTTLVGIIVLALSALLTRWFSRRITNPLTNIVEATNKIKSGDLAVHLTGNSSNEIGILAANFNQMVSELRLHRERVEDLVSDRTAELAVANQEMEAMNEELAAINDTLGETNNRLREENEVRRQTEENLLLRERQYRATTSLLTRPITEMEELMETIMRNAVQLLKADSGYIGLSDEKGKEFYIHYGIGIDESRIMEPQPIGLGMQGHVYKTGKLFYIEDYRNYPHRINDERLDRSTTVIMVPLKQAGKVKGILAVSWLDIIHPVSEDDLEVLSQFGDLAAVAIERASTHAKISQMAYHDALTGLPNRASLNLFLEAEMEKARCGEASGVILLVDIDELKSVNDNFGHSFGDNIIMAVCMNLVRAFGETARVFCVGGDEFVIVLPGQFSREKTVQIADKVIGVLCQEYEVSEDKIHMSASAGVVFYPEDGETAEDILMKADSAMFAAKKAGKNCWRFYEPILLQEAYETMMLTNSLRRALERGELSLNYQPQMNPDGEYLVGFEALLRWNSQEHGWVSPARFIPLAEQSGLILPIGQWVLRETCRFAKRLADMGKEHILVSVNISPRQLMADDFVDSVRTCIQAAGVDPGQIQLEITESVLIESIEDSVKKLCRLRSLGVTLALDDFGTGYSSLTYLRNLPVGVLKIDKSFIDKVEDDVIQLHMVGSIIDLGHSLGLSIVAEGVETEEQLRLLRYCGCDCIQGYIYSRPIPEEAAIDFLTSH; this comes from the coding sequence ATGCCTGTCTCAATTCGTCATCAACTGATGATTATTATAAGTTTGCTAATAGTTATCACACTTGCCGCCGTTCTCACAATTAGCTACTGGTTGGTTTCAGTAGATTATGAAAAGAAAATGCAGCAAAATAATTCTATGATGGCGGAGAGCCTGGCATCAAACATTTCCCAATTTATGCAAAATGCTTACAGCATTAACGGTTTGATGGCCAAAAATCACTGTCTTATTAATTCTGATCAGGAGGAACGGCAAAAATTAGTTTCTGATATTGTATGGCAGTATCCTTACTTTCAGGTTGTAGCTGTTCACAATCTTAACGGCGATCAAATAGTTCGTTCAAGCGGACCGTTGGGTAACCGGGCGGAAAGATGGTGGTTTAAGAAATTCATGACTGAAAGGCAGTCATATATATCAAGTACATACTATTCGCTAAGTTCGGGGTCACCTATTACGAGTATTATTCACGGCATTTATGATGATGACCGCCGCCTTGTGGGCGTGCTAATGGCTGACATGGAAATCAGAAAGCTGCAGCAAATGGTTGATAGCTTTAGCTCGGATGACGGCAGTTATGCCTATTTGCTAGACGACTCAGGAATTGCAGTTGCTCATCCCGATAGGAAACAGGTCGCAGAGCTTTATAATTATAAAACAATGAAAAAGAAGGTAGCGCTGCGCGACGCTGACGGCCGCCTGTTAACAGACGAAAAAAATAACGAAATCACCCAGGAAATAAGCTTTGAAGTTGCACCTTCCCTGCAGGCTATTGTTGCCAGCGTTATGGCCGGAGGAACCGGAGTAGGTGAATACACCGATCTAAACGGTGATGATTATGTGTGTGCTTATAGGATAGTTCCAATCCCGGGTTCGCAGCCCTGGAGTCTTATTGTTGTTCAAAAGAAGAGTACTGCGTTGGCTTTTATGAGAGATGTAACTATAAAGACTACGCTTGTCGGTATTATAGTTTTGGCACTATCAGCACTGCTAACGCGTTGGTTTTCGCGGCGAATTACCAACCCCTTAACTAACATTGTTGAAGCAACTAACAAAATAAAAAGTGGCGACTTAGCAGTGCACCTTACCGGCAATTCTTCAAATGAAATTGGAATTTTAGCGGCCAACTTCAATCAGATGGTAAGCGAACTACGGTTGCATCGTGAAAGAGTGGAAGACTTAGTTTCTGACCGGACAGCCGAGTTGGCGGTTGCCAATCAGGAAATGGAAGCTATGAACGAGGAACTTGCTGCCATTAACGATACGCTCGGTGAGACGAATAACCGTTTAAGGGAAGAAAATGAGGTTAGACGGCAGACCGAAGAAAATCTCCTACTGCGAGAACGCCAATATCGGGCAACAACTAGCCTGCTGACCCGGCCAATCACCGAGATGGAAGAACTTATGGAGACTATAATGCGTAACGCCGTCCAGCTGCTTAAGGCCGACTCAGGCTATATTGGGCTATCTGATGAGAAAGGAAAAGAGTTTTACATACACTATGGGATCGGTATTGATGAATCACGTATTATGGAGCCTCAGCCTATTGGATTAGGAATGCAAGGCCATGTATATAAGACCGGTAAGTTATTTTACATTGAGGATTATAGAAACTATCCTCATCGAATTAATGATGAAAGATTAGACCGCTCAACGACCGTCATTATGGTGCCGCTTAAACAAGCCGGCAAGGTTAAGGGTATCCTAGCTGTAAGCTGGCTCGATATAATCCACCCTGTTAGTGAGGACGATTTAGAAGTATTAAGCCAGTTTGGCGACTTGGCTGCAGTAGCTATAGAACGGGCGAGTACGCATGCGAAGATCAGCCAGATGGCCTACCATGATGCACTGACAGGCTTGCCCAATCGTGCTAGTTTGAACTTGTTTTTGGAAGCAGAAATGGAAAAAGCACGCTGCGGTGAGGCTAGCGGTGTCATTTTACTCGTCGATATCGATGAACTGAAGTCAGTGAACGATAATTTTGGTCATTCTTTCGGCGATAATATTATAATGGCAGTCTGCATGAATCTCGTGCGTGCTTTTGGGGAAACGGCTCGGGTGTTCTGTGTCGGCGGCGATGAATTTGTAATTGTCCTACCTGGGCAATTCAGCCGGGAAAAGACTGTCCAAATCGCAGATAAGGTAATAGGAGTGCTTTGTCAGGAGTATGAGGTGTCAGAAGATAAAATCCATATGTCAGCCAGTGCCGGGGTAGTGTTCTATCCTGAAGACGGTGAAACGGCAGAGGACATTCTAATGAAGGCTGATAGCGCAATGTTTGCTGCTAAGAAGGCAGGAAAAAATTGCTGGCGGTTTTATGAACCTATCTTGCTTCAGGAAGCATACGAAACGATGATGCTGACAAACAGTCTGCGCCGCGCCTTGGAGCGGGGAGAACTTTCGCTTAATTATCAGCCGCAAATGAATCCAGACGGTGAATATCTCGTCGGTTTTGAGGCGCTACTTCGTTGGAACAGCCAGGAGCATGGGTGGGTTTCCCCAGCTCGATTCATTCCTTTAGCCGAGCAAAGCGGCCTTATCTTACCAATCGGTCAATGGGTGCTGAGAGAAACTTGCCGGTTTGCTAAACGCTTAGCTGATATGGGTAAGGAGCATATCTTGGTTTCGGTCAATATTTCGCCGCGTCAGCTAATGGCAGATGATTTTGTTGATTCTGTGCGCACGTGCATCCAAGCTGCCGGGGTAGATCCAGGACAAATTCAGCTTGAAATTACCGAAAGCGTTCTGATTGAGTCTATCGAAGACAGTGTAAAAAAGCTTTGCCGATTAAGGTCACTTGGAGTGACGCTAGCGCTTGATGATTTTGGCACAGGATATTCCTCGTTAACTTATTTAAGAAACCTGCCGGTAGGAGTACTAAAGATCGATAAGTCTTTTATTGATAAGGTAGAAGACGATGTAATACAGCTGCACATGGTAGGCTCCATTATTGATCTAGGACACTCACTAGGATTGTCTATTGTAGCTGAAGGTGTAGAGACAGAGGAACAGCTGAGGCTATTAAGGTATTGCGGTTGCGATTGTATTCAAGGCTATATATATAGTCGCCCCATTCCAGAGGAGGCTGCTATAGACTTTCTGACTAGTCATTGA
- a CDS encoding pyridoxamine 5'-phosphate oxidase family protein — translation MLPEKFHQILKHEGVVAIATQGSDGPHLVNSWNSYIEVAGDKLLIPAGYMNETEDNIAKNNKVQLTVGSKEVEGFNGPGTGFLVKGTAKFIKSGAEYEAMKKRFPWIRAVLEVTVDNANQTL, via the coding sequence ATGCTACCAGAAAAATTTCACCAGATTCTTAAACATGAAGGTGTTGTCGCAATTGCTACCCAGGGATCGGACGGGCCGCATTTGGTCAATTCATGGAATAGTTATATTGAGGTAGCTGGAGATAAGTTGCTTATCCCGGCCGGTTATATGAATGAAACGGAAGATAATATTGCTAAGAATAATAAGGTGCAGCTCACTGTTGGAAGCAAAGAAGTTGAAGGCTTTAACGGACCAGGAACGGGTTTCCTAGTCAAAGGTACCGCCAAGTTTATAAAGTCAGGAGCAGAATATGAAGCAATGAAAAAACGGTTTCCTTGGATACGGGCAGTTTTAGAAGTTACTGTTGATAATGCAAATCAGACACTTTGA